A single Anopheles maculipalpis chromosome 3RL, idAnoMacuDA_375_x, whole genome shotgun sequence DNA region contains:
- the LOC126565672 gene encoding cytochrome c oxidase subunit 6A1, mitochondrial-like — MWTNFALYTRTFVPDILLKRKCTTGPSAVSGHAEPGAYKTWKKLTFLVALPGIGLCALNTFLAHRAEHEHRTRPKFVPYEYLCIRTKRFPWGDGVKTLFHNPELNALPTGYEK, encoded by the exons ATGTGGACAAACTTTGCCCTGTATACACGCACTTTCGTTCCGGACATCTTGCTGAAACGAAAATGTACCACCGGACCCTCGGCCGTTTCCGGACATGCAG AACCCGGAGCTTATAAAACCTGGAAGAAGCTAACGTTTCTGGTCGCTTTACCGGGCATCGGACTGTGTGCCCTGAATACTTTTTTGGCGCACCGAGCGGAACATGAACACCGCACCAGACCAAAGTTTGTTCCGTACGAATATCTTTGCATACGCACCAAACGCTTTCCGTGGGGCGATGGTGTAAAAACACTATTTCACAATCCGGAATTGAACGCATTGCCTACTGGATATGAAAAATAG